In one Sporomusa sphaeroides DSM 2875 genomic region, the following are encoded:
- a CDS encoding nucleotidyltransferase, protein MKAVGLIVEYNPFHNGHLWHLNEAKRISGAPFAIGVMSGNFTQRGEPAMTDKWSRAAMAVKAGVDLIVELPVVFSVRSAQYFATGGIRLLNHLGVVSHVCFGAEMPDMAKLLAAANALNQPAVITAMREQMKTGQTYAASLAAAVSARASVDAGLFQSPNNLLAIEYVRAINTYAPQLVPLPLKRLAADYHDSLITSPIASATAIRAAILQKGALSPGSTAWQALPPSCARQINELINAGKAPVTLADFSNIILAKIRAMRLDALAGLPDITEGLHNKINQAAFKATTVQELLAHSKSKRYTITRLQRIIIHALLETTKDQLAQFDQSGPLYARILAFNNNGRRLLKEISQHATIPLITKTAHYLTSKQQQPGSLSPLQAMLACDISATDIYALGFPNPVWRAGNQDYQTSPLYIAD, encoded by the coding sequence ATGAAAGCAGTCGGTCTGATTGTAGAATACAATCCCTTCCACAATGGTCATTTATGGCATCTAAACGAAGCCAAACGAATTTCAGGCGCACCATTTGCGATCGGGGTCATGAGCGGCAATTTTACACAACGGGGTGAACCGGCCATGACTGATAAATGGTCACGAGCTGCCATGGCTGTTAAGGCTGGTGTCGATTTGATTGTTGAACTCCCGGTAGTGTTTTCGGTACGCAGTGCCCAATACTTTGCAACCGGCGGCATTCGGCTGCTTAATCATTTGGGAGTTGTCAGCCATGTCTGCTTTGGTGCGGAAATGCCGGATATGGCAAAGCTGCTGGCAGCCGCAAACGCGTTAAACCAACCGGCCGTCATTACTGCAATGCGTGAACAAATGAAAACCGGTCAGACATATGCTGCCAGCCTTGCAGCAGCCGTATCGGCAAGAGCAAGCGTTGATGCAGGTCTGTTTCAATCCCCTAATAATCTCTTGGCAATTGAATATGTACGGGCAATTAATACCTATGCTCCCCAGCTTGTCCCTTTGCCGCTTAAGCGTCTTGCTGCCGATTACCATGATAGCCTGATTACTTCTCCTATTGCCAGCGCTACAGCTATCAGGGCAGCCATTCTCCAAAAAGGTGCATTGTCTCCCGGCAGTACGGCCTGGCAAGCACTCCCCCCTAGCTGCGCCCGGCAAATTAACGAATTGATCAATGCAGGAAAGGCCCCTGTAACCTTAGCAGACTTTAGCAATATTATTTTAGCCAAAATCAGAGCCATGCGCCTGGATGCGCTGGCCGGATTACCTGACATCACAGAAGGTCTCCATAATAAAATAAACCAGGCTGCCTTCAAAGCCACTACTGTCCAGGAACTATTGGCACATAGCAAAAGTAAACGCTACACTATAACCCGCCTGCAAAGAATCATAATCCATGCACTGTTAGAAACCACTAAAGACCAACTGGCACAATTTGACCAGTCAGGCCCCTTATATGCCCGTATATTGGCATTTAACAACAATGGACGCCGCTTACTCAAAGAAATTTCCCAGCATGCCACAATACCGCTAATAACAAAAACTGCGCATTATCTTACCAGCAAACAACAACAGCCTGGCAGCCTATCGCCGCTGCAAGCTATGTTAGCCTGTGATATTAGCGCAACAGACATATATGCCTTAGGATTTCCTAATCCTGTGTGGCGGGCAGGCAATCAGGATTATCAGACTTCTCCTCTGTACATTGCAGACTAG
- a CDS encoding acetate/propionate family kinase: MKVLVVNCGSSSIKYQLVNMNDESVLAKGLVERIGLDGSILTHQPEGKDKVVINADIKNHSIGIKLVIEALTDAKHGVITDMKEIAAVGHRVVHGGEKFADSVLITPAVMDALEECIEMAPLHNPPNIMGINACAEIMPGVPQVAVFDTAFHQTMPKHAFLYALPYEAYEKYGIRRYGFHGTSHKYVSQQAADLMGESITNLRIITCHLGNGASIAAVKHGKCIDTSMGFTPLEGLVMGTRCGGIDPAIIPFLMKKEGMTAEQIDSYLNKKSGVLGVSGVSSDFRDIENAANSGNDRSELALEMFAYRVRNFIGSYTAAMGGVDAIVFTAGLGENSISMREKICTGLEFLGTKIDPVKNNVRGKAQEISVDGAQVKIFVIPTNEELVIARDTKTICSKLA, translated from the coding sequence GTGAAAGTTTTAGTTGTCAATTGTGGAAGCTCCTCAATTAAGTACCAGTTGGTTAATATGAATGATGAGTCGGTTTTGGCCAAAGGTTTGGTGGAGCGTATTGGTCTTGATGGCTCGATATTAACTCATCAGCCGGAAGGCAAAGACAAAGTAGTAATCAATGCCGATATCAAGAACCATAGCATTGGAATTAAGCTGGTTATCGAGGCTCTTACCGATGCAAAGCATGGTGTAATCACTGATATGAAAGAAATCGCGGCCGTTGGACACCGGGTTGTACACGGCGGTGAAAAATTTGCTGATTCTGTGTTGATTACTCCGGCGGTAATGGATGCTTTGGAAGAATGCATTGAAATGGCACCATTGCATAACCCACCTAACATTATGGGGATAAATGCTTGTGCCGAGATCATGCCAGGTGTTCCTCAGGTAGCTGTTTTTGATACTGCTTTTCACCAAACAATGCCTAAACATGCATTTCTTTATGCTTTACCTTATGAAGCCTATGAGAAATACGGCATTAGACGCTATGGCTTCCATGGTACTTCCCATAAATATGTTTCACAACAGGCTGCAGACCTCATGGGCGAATCGATAACCAATCTGCGTATTATTACCTGTCATTTAGGAAACGGTGCCAGCATCGCCGCTGTTAAGCATGGTAAATGCATTGATACCAGCATGGGCTTCACACCGCTTGAGGGTCTGGTAATGGGTACCCGCTGCGGCGGCATTGATCCTGCTATTATTCCTTTCTTAATGAAGAAAGAAGGCATGACCGCCGAACAAATCGACAGCTATCTTAATAAAAAATCCGGTGTACTTGGGGTTTCCGGCGTATCAAGTGATTTCCGTGATATTGAAAATGCTGCTAATTCCGGCAATGACCGTTCTGAACTGGCGCTCGAAATGTTTGCTTACAGAGTGCGTAATTTCATTGGTTCCTATACTGCCGCTATGGGTGGTGTTGATGCTATTGTGTTCACTGCCGGTCTTGGTGAAAACTCTATCTCTATGCGCGAAAAAATCTGTACCGGCCTGGAATTCCTTGGCACCAAAATTGACCCTGTCAAGAATAACGTTCGCGGCAAAGCGCAAGAAATCAGTGTTGATGGCGCTCAAGTTAAGATTTTTGTTATCCCGACCAACGAAGAACTTGTTATCGCCCGGGATACCAAAACAATTTGCAGCAAACTTGCATAA
- a CDS encoding YceD family protein — MMKINIAQLKKELGGTQTFSFQTSVDELALNQREEAWTDNVLVDGVVTNKGTYYEVTGTIHATLKESCSRCLESVVSVLTIPFSEKIRETGLEETGEDSEFEFSCFTGDEMEITDLIRENILLAKPLKPVCSENCRGLCPECGANLNISTCGCNPIKIDPRLAVLEKLLSKD; from the coding sequence ATGATGAAAATTAACATAGCACAGTTAAAAAAAGAGCTTGGGGGTACCCAAACTTTTTCTTTCCAAACTTCGGTTGACGAACTTGCCCTTAACCAGCGGGAAGAAGCCTGGACTGATAATGTCCTGGTTGACGGTGTGGTTACCAATAAGGGAACCTATTACGAAGTAACCGGTACCATCCATGCTACCCTGAAGGAATCCTGCAGCCGGTGCCTGGAATCTGTGGTTAGCGTACTTACCATCCCTTTTAGTGAAAAAATCAGGGAAACCGGTCTGGAAGAAACAGGCGAAGATTCCGAGTTTGAATTTAGCTGTTTTACTGGTGATGAAATGGAGATCACTGACTTAATTCGTGAGAATATTTTGTTGGCCAAGCCGTTGAAACCAGTGTGCAGTGAGAACTGTCGTGGTCTATGTCCCGAGTGCGGGGCCAACCTAAACATAAGCACCTGCGGCTGTAATCCGATTAAAATCGATCCAAGGCTTGCGGTTTTAGAAAAACTCTTGTCCAAGGACTAA
- the rpmF gene encoding 50S ribosomal protein L32, protein MAVPKRKMSKARRDKRRANWKLTIPGLVECPQCHEKKMPHRVCPECGHYNGKVVVQAE, encoded by the coding sequence ATGGCAGTACCTAAGCGTAAAATGTCTAAAGCTCGCCGTGATAAGCGTCGTGCTAATTGGAAACTTACTATTCCAGGTTTAGTTGAATGTCCTCAATGTCACGAAAAGAAAATGCCTCACCGTGTGTGTCCTGAATGTGGTCATTATAATGGTAAAGTTGTGGTTCAAGCAGAATAA
- the fapR gene encoding transcription factor FapR: MARVQKKIRQEKLKEKLLTTPFLTDEELAAYLKVSVQTIRLDRLELGIPELRERTKQMAEEAQNKLKTIASADVIGDLIDLELGKSGISLMTVTPEMVFEKTKVARGHYIFAQANSLALAIIDAPLAVTGVANIKYKIAVREGEKLVAKAENIKKRGNKYFIWVKTRNDSQEVFRAKFIMVSMDTDLPK, from the coding sequence ATGGCTCGGGTCCAAAAAAAAATACGCCAGGAGAAATTAAAAGAGAAGTTGTTAACAACACCTTTTCTTACTGATGAAGAACTGGCAGCCTATTTGAAAGTTAGCGTGCAAACCATTCGGCTTGACCGGCTGGAACTTGGTATACCCGAGCTTAGGGAACGTACCAAGCAGATGGCCGAGGAAGCCCAGAACAAGCTTAAGACCATTGCCAGTGCGGATGTTATTGGTGATCTGATTGACCTGGAGTTAGGGAAGTCAGGAATATCGCTGATGACAGTAACGCCGGAAATGGTATTTGAGAAAACAAAAGTTGCACGGGGGCATTATATCTTCGCTCAGGCGAATTCTTTGGCGTTGGCAATTATTGATGCGCCCTTGGCTGTAACCGGGGTTGCGAATATCAAATATAAGATTGCCGTGCGTGAAGGGGAAAAATTGGTAGCCAAAGCAGAGAATATTAAAAAAAGAGGCAATAAATATTTTATTTGGGTAAAAACTAGAAATGATAGCCAAGAAGTATTTCGTGCTAAATTTATTATGGTTTCCATGGATACTGATTTGCCTAAATAA